One segment of Trueperaceae bacterium DNA contains the following:
- a CDS encoding ATP-dependent helicase: MSSRLTPSDRCAPPGPAPAPSAHQVAVFAHVERAASHAVVMATAGSGKTTTLVEVARRLPPGTTACFLAFNRATAAELRLRLPAGTAATTIHALGRAAIVRGLPGAAPLRLEPGKYGRLASGLAAGAGATAARAAELARYLGSLARFARLELTDASDTVAVAELARRYGLERPFAAEEATGVHAMLAPLLALGTAAAADGAVDFTDMVYVPLTLDLRLEAYDFVCVDEAQDLSRLTLELVLRLVAGGARALFVGDERQAIYAFAGADRRSLARVAEATVAALLPLSVSFRCPTRHVALARRFAPEMSAAPGATAGSVRLLPERALPRVARPGDLVLSRTNAPLVGTALALARGGLPTTVLGDDLAEELLELAGRVFPVTTRLPEDAALAVERHGAAEAARLEEQHLTHPALPRLLERSADLHSALALVLGALQDSPPAGPPEGVIELWRGARRSRTELEAAVRRLFEPGSQGEAVVLSTIHKAKGREAERVFLLRPEELAVGSADAETEAVEANVLFVALTRARRELVLVERRGGALAARLRARARRVTGPASAAEAALERRWDEVLSLAAVMARADGRRGVSWSVANRPRAAGRAPRSSS, encoded by the coding sequence ATGTCGTCCAGGCTTACCCCGTCAGACAGGTGTGCGCCGCCCGGCCCGGCGCCGGCGCCCAGCGCCCACCAGGTGGCCGTGTTCGCGCACGTCGAGCGCGCCGCCTCTCACGCCGTGGTGATGGCCACGGCCGGCAGCGGCAAGACCACCACGCTCGTGGAGGTGGCGCGCCGCCTGCCGCCGGGCACGACGGCGTGCTTCCTCGCCTTCAACCGGGCAACGGCGGCCGAGCTGCGCCTGCGGCTCCCGGCCGGCACCGCCGCCACCACGATCCACGCGCTGGGTCGCGCCGCCATCGTCCGCGGCCTGCCCGGGGCCGCCCCGCTCCGGCTGGAGCCGGGCAAGTACGGGCGGCTGGCGTCCGGGCTGGCGGCGGGGGCGGGTGCCACCGCTGCGCGAGCGGCGGAACTGGCCCGCTACCTGGGCAGCCTCGCGCGCTTCGCGCGCCTCGAGCTGACCGACGCCTCCGACACGGTCGCGGTCGCCGAGCTGGCGCGGCGTTACGGCCTGGAGCGCCCGTTCGCGGCCGAGGAGGCCACGGGCGTCCACGCCATGCTGGCGCCGCTCCTGGCGCTGGGCACCGCCGCCGCCGCGGACGGTGCGGTCGATTTCACCGACATGGTGTACGTCCCGTTGACCCTCGACCTGCGGCTCGAGGCGTACGACTTCGTCTGCGTGGACGAGGCTCAGGACCTCAGCCGGCTGACCCTGGAGCTGGTGCTGAGGCTGGTCGCGGGCGGCGCGCGGGCGCTGTTCGTCGGCGACGAACGCCAGGCGATCTACGCCTTCGCGGGGGCCGACAGGCGCTCCCTCGCCCGGGTCGCCGAGGCCACGGTCGCCGCCCTGCTCCCGCTCTCCGTCTCGTTCCGTTGCCCCACTAGGCACGTCGCGCTGGCGCGGCGTTTCGCGCCGGAGATGAGCGCGGCGCCCGGCGCCACGGCCGGCTCGGTGCGGCTGCTGCCCGAACGCGCCCTGCCGCGCGTGGCGCGACCGGGCGACCTCGTCTTGTCGCGGACTAACGCGCCGCTGGTGGGCACGGCGCTGGCGCTCGCGCGGGGCGGCCTGCCCACGACGGTGCTGGGCGACGACCTGGCTGAGGAACTGCTCGAGCTGGCGGGGCGCGTGTTCCCCGTCACGACGCGCCTGCCGGAAGACGCGGCCCTGGCCGTCGAGCGCCACGGGGCCGCCGAGGCGGCCCGCCTCGAAGAGCAGCACCTGACGCACCCAGCCCTGCCGCGCCTGTTGGAACGCAGCGCGGACCTCCACAGCGCGCTGGCGCTGGTGCTCGGCGCGCTGCAGGACTCCCCGCCGGCCGGGCCGCCGGAGGGGGTGATCGAGCTTTGGCGCGGCGCGCGGCGCTCGCGTACTGAGCTGGAGGCGGCGGTGCGGCGCCTGTTCGAGCCCGGAAGCCAGGGCGAGGCCGTGGTCCTCAGCACCATCCACAAGGCCAAGGGGCGGGAGGCGGAGCGCGTCTTCCTCCTGCGGCCCGAGGAGCTGGCGGTCGGGTCGGCCGACGCCGAGACGGAGGCGGTCGAGGCCAACGTCCTGTTCGTCGCGTTGACGCGCGCCAGGCGCGAGCTGGTGCTGGTCGAGCGTCGCGGCGGCGCGCTGGCGGCGCGGCTGCGGGCGCGCGCCCGGCGGGTGACCGGCCCGGCGAGCGCGGCCGAGGCCGCGCTGGAGCGGCGTTGGGACGAGGTGCTCAGCCTGGCGGCAGTGATGGCCCGCGCCGACGGGCGCCGAGGGGTCTCGTGGTCGGTCGCTAACCGGCCGCGCGCCGCGGGGCGCGCACCTCGGTCGTCTTCCTGA
- a CDS encoding sulfurtransferase TusA family protein, which translates to MVAAPAAGGAVERLDNRATPCALGLLRVQERLAAMPVGATLEVVTRDRFAPYEVPAWVERAGLELTALEKRGFWLFGSTMFRIRKTTEVRAPRRAAG; encoded by the coding sequence ATGGTGGCGGCGCCGGCCGCCGGCGGCGCCGTGGAGAGGCTCGACAACCGCGCCACCCCCTGCGCGCTGGGGTTGCTGCGGGTGCAGGAGCGGCTCGCGGCCATGCCCGTGGGCGCCACCCTCGAGGTGGTCACGCGGGACCGCTTCGCGCCCTACGAGGTGCCAGCCTGGGTGGAGCGCGCCGGCCTCGAACTCACGGCGCTCGAGAAGCGCGGGTTCTGGCTGTTCGGCAGCACCATGTTCCGCATCAGGAAGACGACCGAGGTGCGCGCCCCGCGGCGCGCGGCCGGTTAG
- a CDS encoding biotin--protein ligase — MAAHGEYKHPGGKLVVVDLEVVAGRLANVQVSGDFFLEPAEALDAIVAALDGAPSDLPEAELARRVTAALPEEAVMLGFDATSVAVAVRRAVDDGRPRERL; from the coding sequence ATGGCAGCGCACGGAGAGTACAAGCACCCCGGGGGGAAGCTGGTGGTGGTCGACCTCGAGGTGGTGGCGGGCCGCCTGGCGAACGTCCAGGTGAGCGGCGACTTCTTCCTGGAGCCGGCCGAGGCGTTGGACGCAATCGTGGCGGCCCTCGACGGCGCGCCCAGCGACCTGCCCGAGGCCGAGCTCGCGAGGCGGGTGACGGCGGCGCTGCCCGAGGAAGCCGTGATGCTCGGCTTCGACGCGACCTCGGTGGCGGTGGCGGTGCGCCGCGCCGTAGACGACGGGCGCCCGCGGGAGCGGCTGTGA
- a CDS encoding lipoate--protein ligase family protein translates to MALDEVLTYEVGAGRRRPTLRIWEWSGNAVILGRFQSVRNEVDPVGAARHDIAVMRRITGGGAMFIEPQNAITYSIYAPDSLVKGMSFIDSYAFMDDWVLEGLRSLGVEAEYVPINDISSKAGKIGGAAQTRRGGAVLHHVTMAYDMDPARMLEVLRIGREKLSDKGSVSANKRVAPLRQQTQLPRETVIDALVATFEKRYGLTPGPLSAEELAGAERLAADKFLSNEWRYLLP, encoded by the coding sequence ATGGCCCTAGACGAGGTGCTCACCTACGAGGTCGGGGCGGGCCGGCGCCGGCCGACGCTGCGGATCTGGGAGTGGTCCGGCAACGCCGTCATCCTCGGGCGCTTCCAGTCGGTGCGCAACGAGGTCGACCCCGTCGGCGCCGCGCGGCACGACATCGCCGTCATGCGCCGCATCACGGGCGGCGGCGCCATGTTCATCGAGCCGCAGAACGCGATCACGTACTCCATCTACGCCCCTGACAGCCTGGTGAAGGGCATGTCGTTCATCGACTCCTACGCGTTCATGGACGACTGGGTGCTGGAGGGCCTCCGCTCGCTTGGTGTCGAGGCCGAGTACGTGCCCATCAACGACATCTCGTCGAAGGCGGGCAAGATCGGCGGGGCCGCCCAGACGCGACGCGGGGGCGCCGTGCTGCACCACGTGACGATGGCGTACGACATGGACCCCGCGCGCATGCTCGAGGTGCTGCGCATAGGCCGCGAGAAGCTGTCCGACAAGGGGAGCGTGAGCGCCAACAAGCGCGTGGCGCCGCTCAGGCAGCAGACGCAGCTCCCGCGCGAGACGGTCATCGACGCCCTGGTCGCGACCTTCGAGAAGCGCTACGGGTTGACGCCGGGCCCGCTGAGCGCCGAAGAGCTCGCGGGCGCCGAACGGCTCGCCGCCGACAAGTTCCTCTCAAACGAGTGGCGTTACCTGCTCCCCTGA
- a CDS encoding ABC transporter ATP-binding protein yields MLSIDGLTKRYGAARAVDGLDLEARPGEVLALLGPNGAGKTTTIRCVTGLTTPTSGRVVVAGHDTRQEPLAAKAAVGYVPDRAWFYPKVTALELLRYVAGVRRQAAPAARIGSLLARFGLAEHGGNLIETYSHGMRQRLAFCVALLGEPRLFIADEPMVGLDVQGNRDVRRLFRELADEGRTAILTTHTLPVAEEVADRIAVIDRGRLVALGTLAELRALTRHPANASLEDLFLALTAPVSTGAA; encoded by the coding sequence TTGCTCAGCATCGACGGCCTGACGAAACGGTACGGCGCCGCGCGCGCCGTCGACGGGCTCGACCTGGAGGCGCGACCCGGCGAGGTGCTGGCGCTACTCGGCCCGAACGGGGCCGGTAAGACCACCACCATCCGCTGCGTGACGGGCCTGACGACCCCGACGTCCGGCCGCGTCGTCGTGGCGGGGCACGACACGCGGCAGGAACCCCTGGCGGCCAAGGCGGCGGTGGGTTACGTGCCGGACCGCGCCTGGTTCTACCCCAAGGTCACTGCGCTGGAACTACTCAGGTACGTGGCCGGCGTGAGGCGCCAGGCGGCTCCGGCGGCGCGCATCGGATCGCTGCTGGCGCGCTTCGGCCTCGCCGAGCACGGCGGCAACCTCATCGAGACCTATAGCCACGGCATGCGCCAGCGCCTCGCGTTCTGCGTCGCCCTGCTGGGCGAGCCGCGGCTGTTCATCGCCGACGAACCGATGGTGGGCCTCGACGTGCAGGGCAACCGCGACGTGAGGCGGCTGTTCCGGGAGCTGGCTGACGAGGGGCGCACGGCGATCCTCACCACCCACACCCTGCCCGTGGCCGAGGAGGTGGCCGACCGCATCGCCGTCATCGACCGGGGTCGGTTGGTGGCTCTCGGCACGCTGGCCGAGCTGCGGGCCCTCACCCGACACCCGGCCAACGCCTCGCTGGAGGACCTGTTCCTCGCGCTGACCGCGCCGGTAAGTACAGGCGCCGCGTGA
- a CDS encoding GNAT family N-acetyltransferase: MRRDSTTEVVPAVPERWADLVQVFGERGDPSWCWCQYHCTTGGGFRESAAANREALHVQVQASPPPGLIAYRAGDPAGWVRLGPIDAFPRVLENRLRREAVGGDPAGLWAVTCFVVRPAHRRAGVATALLAGAIEFAREHGARTLEAHPVDTGGERAPSADLFRGVLSTFLAAGFSEVARTGPQRPLVRLAL, translated from the coding sequence ATGAGACGCGACTCGACGACCGAAGTGGTTCCCGCCGTCCCCGAGCGCTGGGCCGACCTGGTGCAGGTCTTCGGCGAGCGCGGCGACCCCTCCTGGTGTTGGTGTCAGTACCACTGCACCACGGGGGGCGGCTTCAGGGAGTCGGCCGCCGCCAACCGCGAGGCCCTCCACGTTCAGGTGCAGGCGAGCCCGCCGCCCGGCCTGATCGCGTACCGGGCCGGCGACCCGGCGGGTTGGGTGCGGCTCGGTCCGATCGACGCCTTCCCCCGCGTGCTCGAGAACCGTCTGCGGCGCGAGGCGGTGGGTGGCGACCCGGCCGGCCTGTGGGCAGTGACCTGCTTCGTCGTGAGGCCCGCGCACCGGCGCGCCGGGGTCGCCACCGCCCTATTGGCGGGCGCCATCGAGTTCGCCCGCGAGCACGGCGCCCGCACGCTCGAGGCGCACCCGGTCGACACGGGCGGCGAGCGCGCCCCGAGCGCCGACCTCTTCCGCGGCGTGCTCTCCACCTTCCTGGCCGCGGGCTTCAGCGAGGTGGCCCGCACGGGCCCGCAGCGACCGCTCGTCAGGTTGGCCCTGTAG
- a CDS encoding phosphotransferase, whose amino-acid sequence MNAASTSPLELAAARYGKTATDLTPLGAFESDVYAFAADGGEAILKVISPSHRTPAAVQAEVDWLLALVAEGVPVAAPLRSSAGRHVELVPGADGPTVLVAFRRAPGALSRPGDWTPLRLESWGALLGRLQAHSRGWRPPGPCRGTLLEQTYLARAAEICGADEELAAAATALLERARPWLDGSGDAGLVHADLHHGNVLLHGEEWTAIDFDDCAYGSYAFDLAMPLYYAVRAEAAREADAVAAEFLPPLLTGLRRHAPLPAGGAEALAVCLEARQAELYLAIKHKLPPERWNESTRR is encoded by the coding sequence GTGAACGCCGCTTCGACCAGCCCGCTAGAGCTCGCCGCTGCCCGCTACGGCAAGACCGCGACCGACCTCACCCCCCTCGGCGCCTTCGAGAGCGACGTCTACGCCTTCGCGGCCGACGGCGGGGAGGCGATCCTGAAGGTCATCTCGCCCTCGCACCGGACGCCGGCGGCGGTGCAGGCGGAGGTGGATTGGCTGCTGGCGCTGGTGGCCGAGGGGGTGCCGGTGGCGGCGCCACTACGGTCAAGCGCCGGCCGCCACGTCGAGTTGGTGCCGGGCGCCGACGGCCCCACGGTGCTGGTGGCGTTCCGGCGGGCGCCGGGCGCCCTCAGCCGGCCGGGCGACTGGACCCCGCTGCGCCTCGAGTCGTGGGGCGCGCTGCTCGGTCGGCTGCAGGCACATAGCCGAGGTTGGCGCCCGCCTGGCCCGTGCCGCGGCACGCTCTTGGAGCAGACGTACCTGGCGCGCGCCGCCGAGATCTGCGGCGCCGACGAGGAGCTCGCCGCCGCCGCCACGGCGCTGCTGGAACGGGCGCGCCCGTGGCTCGACGGCAGCGGCGACGCGGGCCTCGTGCACGCCGACCTCCACCACGGCAACGTGCTCCTCCACGGCGAGGAGTGGACCGCCATCGATTTCGACGACTGCGCCTACGGGTCGTACGCCTTCGACCTCGCCATGCCCCTCTACTACGCCGTCCGGGCGGAGGCCGCCAGGGAGGCCGACGCGGTCGCCGCCGAGTTCCTCCCGCCCCTCCTGACGGGCCTGCGCCGCCACGCGCCGCTGCCCGCGGGCGGCGCCGAGGCGCTGGCGGTCTGCCTCGAGGCGCGCCAGGCCGAGCTGTACCTGGCCATCAAGCACAAGCTGCCGCCAGAGCGGTGGAACGAGTCGACGCGCCGC